A single window of Plasmodium reichenowi strain SY57 chromosome 14, whole genome shotgun sequence DNA harbors:
- a CDS encoding glutathione reductase (transcript variant 1; alternatively spliced) — translation MVYDLIVIGGGSGGMAAARRAARHNAKVALVEKSRLGGTCVNVGCVPKKIMFNAASVHDILENSRHYGFDTKFSFNLPLLVERRDKYIQRLNNIYRQNLSKDKVDLYEGTASFLSENRILIKGTKDNNKENVPLNEEILEGRNILIAVGNKPVFPPVKGIEYTISSDEFFNIKESKKIGIVGSGYIAVELINVIKRLGIDSYIFARGNRILRKFDESVINVLENDMKKNNINIVTFADIVEIKKVSDKNLSIHLSDGRIYEHFDHVIYCVGRSPDTENLNLEKLNMETNNNYIVVDENQRTNVNNIYAVGDCCMVKKSKEIEDLNLLKLYNEETYLNKKENVTGDIFYNVQLTPVAINAGRLLADRLFLKKTRKTNYKLIPTVIFSHPPIGTIGLSEEAAIQIYGKENVKIYESKFTNLFFSVYDIEPELKEKTYLKLVCVGKDELIKGLHIIGLNADEIVQGFAVALKMNATKKDFDETIPIHPTAAEEFLTLQPWMK, via the exons ATGGTTTACGACTTAATTGTAATTGGTGGGGGAAGTGGAGGAATGGCTGCAGCTAGGAGGGCAGCAAG GCATAACGCAAAGGTTGCTCTTGTTGAAAAATCCCGTTTAGGTGGAACGTGTGTCAACGTTGGATGTGTTCCTAAAAAA ATTATGTTCAATGCTGCCTCAGTTCACGATATTTTGGAAAATTCCAGGCATTACGGATTTGACACCAAATTTTCGTTCAACCTACCTCTGTTGGTAGAGAGAAGGGATAAGTACATTCAAAGgttgaataatatttatagaCAGAATTTAAGTAAGGATAAGGTAGATTTGTATGAAGGAACAGCTAGCTTTTTAAGCGAAAATAggatattaataaaaggtacaaaagataataataaggaaaATGTGCCTTTGAATGAAGAAATCCTTGAAGGAAGAAATATTCTTATAGCTGTTGGAAATAAACCAGTATTTCCACCAGTTAAAGGTATAGAATATACAATATCAAGTgatgaattttttaatattaaagaatCTAAAAAAATTGGTATTGTTGGAAGTGGATATATAGCTGTTGAATTAataaatgttataaaaagatTAGGTATTgattcatatatatttgcaAGAGGAAATAGAATATTAAGGAAATTTGATGAATCTGTTATTAATGTATTAGAAAATGAtatgaaaaagaataatataaatattgtaaCATTTGCGGACATTgttgaaataaaaaaagttaGTGATAAGAATTTGTCAATACATTTATCTGACGGAAGAATATATGAACATTTTGATCATGTCATTTATTGTGTTGGTAGATCACCAGATAcagaaaatttaaatttagaaaaattaaatatggaaactaataataattatattgtaGTAGATGAAAATCAACGAACTAATGTAAACAATATTTATGCTGTTGGTGATTGTTGTATGGtaaaaaaatcaaaagaAATTGAAgatttaaatttattgaaattatataatgaagaaacatatctaaataaaaaagaaaatgttacaggagatatattttataatgtaCAATTAACACCGGTAGCTATTAATGCAGGAAGATTATTAGCTGATagattatttttaaaaaaaacacgaaaaacaaattataaaCTTATACCAACTGTTATATTTTCTCATCCACCTATAGGTACCATTGGTCTTTCTGAAGAAGCAGCAATTCAAATCTATGGAAAGGAAAatgttaaaatatatgaatcCAAATTTACtaatttattcttttcaGTTTATGATATAGAACCAGAActaaaagaaaaaacatATCTTAAATTAGTATGTGTTGGAAAAGATGAATTAATTAAAGGATTACATATAATAGGATTAAATGCAGATGAAATTGTTCAAGGCTTTGCAGTGGCCTTAAAAATGAATGCTACCAAAAAGGATTTCGATGAAACCATACCTATACATCCTACAGCAGCAGAAGAATTTCTAACCTTACAGCCATGGATGAAATGA
- a CDS encoding glutathione reductase (transcript variant 2; alternatively spliced) — MYKHRYFHFFFFFFFFLLSTKIIRSFSFLNNNTNLSNPVYFKKNANMVYDLIVIGGGSGGMAAARRAARHNAKVALVEKSRLGGTCVNVGCVPKKIMFNAASVHDILENSRHYGFDTKFSFNLPLLVERRDKYIQRLNNIYRQNLSKDKVDLYEGTASFLSENRILIKGTKDNNKENVPLNEEILEGRNILIAVGNKPVFPPVKGIEYTISSDEFFNIKESKKIGIVGSGYIAVELINVIKRLGIDSYIFARGNRILRKFDESVINVLENDMKKNNINIVTFADIVEIKKVSDKNLSIHLSDGRIYEHFDHVIYCVGRSPDTENLNLEKLNMETNNNYIVVDENQRTNVNNIYAVGDCCMVKKSKEIEDLNLLKLYNEETYLNKKENVTGDIFYNVQLTPVAINAGRLLADRLFLKKTRKTNYKLIPTVIFSHPPIGTIGLSEEAAIQIYGKENVKIYESKFTNLFFSVYDIEPELKEKTYLKLVCVGKDELIKGLHIIGLNADEIVQGFAVALKMNATKKDFDETIPIHPTAAEEFLTLQPWMK; from the exons ATGTACAAACATAGATactttcatttttttttctttttctttttttttctcttgtcaaccaaaataataagaagtTTTAGTTTTCTTAACAATAATACAAATTTGAGTAATCCAGTAtactttaaaaaaaacGCAAATATGGTTTACGACTTAATTGTAATTGGTGGGGGAAGTGGAGGAATGGCTGCAGCTAGGAGGGCAGCAAG GCATAACGCAAAGGTTGCTCTTGTTGAAAAATCCCGTTTAGGTGGAACGTGTGTCAACGTTGGATGTGTTCCTAAAAAA ATTATGTTCAATGCTGCCTCAGTTCACGATATTTTGGAAAATTCCAGGCATTACGGATTTGACACCAAATTTTCGTTCAACCTACCTCTGTTGGTAGAGAGAAGGGATAAGTACATTCAAAGgttgaataatatttatagaCAGAATTTAAGTAAGGATAAGGTAGATTTGTATGAAGGAACAGCTAGCTTTTTAAGCGAAAATAggatattaataaaaggtacaaaagataataataaggaaaATGTGCCTTTGAATGAAGAAATCCTTGAAGGAAGAAATATTCTTATAGCTGTTGGAAATAAACCAGTATTTCCACCAGTTAAAGGTATAGAATATACAATATCAAGTgatgaattttttaatattaaagaatCTAAAAAAATTGGTATTGTTGGAAGTGGATATATAGCTGTTGAATTAataaatgttataaaaagatTAGGTATTgattcatatatatttgcaAGAGGAAATAGAATATTAAGGAAATTTGATGAATCTGTTATTAATGTATTAGAAAATGAtatgaaaaagaataatataaatattgtaaCATTTGCGGACATTgttgaaataaaaaaagttaGTGATAAGAATTTGTCAATACATTTATCTGACGGAAGAATATATGAACATTTTGATCATGTCATTTATTGTGTTGGTAGATCACCAGATAcagaaaatttaaatttagaaaaattaaatatggaaactaataataattatattgtaGTAGATGAAAATCAACGAACTAATGTAAACAATATTTATGCTGTTGGTGATTGTTGTATGGtaaaaaaatcaaaagaAATTGAAgatttaaatttattgaaattatataatgaagaaacatatctaaataaaaaagaaaatgttacaggagatatattttataatgtaCAATTAACACCGGTAGCTATTAATGCAGGAAGATTATTAGCTGATagattatttttaaaaaaaacacgaaaaacaaattataaaCTTATACCAACTGTTATATTTTCTCATCCACCTATAGGTACCATTGGTCTTTCTGAAGAAGCAGCAATTCAAATCTATGGAAAGGAAAatgttaaaatatatgaatcCAAATTTACtaatttattcttttcaGTTTATGATATAGAACCAGAActaaaagaaaaaacatATCTTAAATTAGTATGTGTTGGAAAAGATGAATTAATTAAAGGATTACATATAATAGGATTAAATGCAGATGAAATTGTTCAAGGCTTTGCAGTGGCCTTAAAAATGAATGCTACCAAAAAGGATTTCGATGAAACCATACCTATACATCCTACAGCAGCAGAAGAATTTCTAACCTTACAGCCATGGATGAAATGA
- a CDS encoding YTH domain-containing protein, putative — MIRNKKKRKRNIYDLYTEMQKENYEDEEKKICYIDDGTITLEKQVKMRLEEQTNLLSIKGIDRVDIKQKKGKHSIICIHYIKNMCMKNLFCNYLHQLIYSRIPTCKNYIKYNYCADRVRGCCMFRHTLDNSNNNLYYNESKDEYLDDALKFLHEKNICVNYLLGFCSLGYNCRKIHKPKSRRYINIISTLPKFFLDSILVNKHLYTHLYNNPKKLSNDMNKLKDALIILSGEKYIDKNVSINKNDNIDLLNKDVIQNNNIFNSNHIDIGNENNISHGDINNDGKNKKGVSFLPGYNNVDNKNNKYINEYIDDKNIINNKSSHMNIEKGYFHNNILLQSIDNNNNNMLNNNSNNLIQENNINIPNVYDLNNNLIVAEKMKVFIIKCNQISHLYLSILYGVWATGKNNTRKFVNLFKDNYTIIFLFSVNESGGFQGYAKMVTMPIKNLYENLWGPITSRLGGNFRIQWIKMAKIDFDNFKHIVNPYNDNLPLKKSRDGTELPLNVASILCNKMNDMPNEDFLTGTIYEFKRRINHSSFFINLHKQNILNTNTMWDILIFNLNQKSDCTNITLIDGTEQNIT, encoded by the coding sequence atgataaggaataaaaagaaaagaaaaagaaacatTTATGATTTGTATACAGAGATGCAAAAAGAGAATTATGAAGATGAAGAGAAGAAGATATGTTATATAGATGATGGAACGATAACTTTAGAAAAGCAAGTGAAGATGAGATTAGAAGAGCAAACAAATTTATTGTCAATTAAAGGTATTGATCGAGTGGATATAAAACagaaaaaaggaaaacattccattatatgtattcattatataaaaaatatgtgtatgaaaaatttattttgtaattatttacatcaattaatatattcaagAATCCCTACTtgtaaaaattatataaaatataattattgtGCTGATAGAGTAAGAGGTTGTTGTATGTTCAGACATACGTTAGACAattctaataataatttatattataatgaaagTAAAGATGAATATCTAGATGATGCCTTAAAGTTTTtacatgaaaaaaatatttgtgTTAATTATCTTCTAGGATTTTGTAGTTTAGGTTATAATTGTAGAAAAATTCATAAACCAAAGAGTAgaagatatataaatattataagtaCTTTAccaaaattttttttagatTCAATATTAGTTaataaacatttatatacacatttatataataatccTAAAAAACTTTCCAatgatatgaataaattaaaagatgccttaataatattaagtggagaaaaatatatagacAAAAATGtaagtataaataaaaatgataatattgatCTTTTGAATAAAGATgtaatacaaaataataatatatttaatagtaatcatatagatataggtaatgaaaataatatatcccatggagatataaataatgatggtaaaaataagaaaggTGTATCCTTTCTTCCTggttataataatgttgataataaaaataataaatatattaatgaatatatagatgataaaaatataataaataataaatcttCTCATATGAATATTGAAAAGGgatattttcataataatattctaTTACAAAGtattgataataataataataatatgcttaataataatagtaataatttaatacaagagaataacataaatatacCTAACGTATatgatttaaataataatttaatagTAGCAGAGAAAATGAAAGTTTtcattataaaatgtaatCAAATAtcacatttatatttatctatattatatggTGTTTGGGCTActggaaaaaataatactagaaaatttgtaaatttatttaaagatAATTATACAATCATCTTCTTATTTTCGGTTAATGAAAGCGGAGGATTTCAAGGATATGCAAAAATGGTTACAATGCCGATcaaaaatttatatgaaaatttatGGGGTCCTATAACAAGTCGTTTAGGTGGGAATTTTCGAATCCAATGGATAAAAATGGCCAAAATAGATTTTGATAATTTTAAACATATTGTTAATCcttataatgataatttaccattaaaaaaaagtagAGATGGTACGGAACTACCATTAAATGTAGCAAGTATCCtatgtaataaaatgaatgaTATGCCAAATGAAGATTTCTTAACAGGGActatatatgaatttaaaagaagaataaATCATTcatccttttttattaacttacataaacaaaatatCTTAAATACTAATACTATGTGGgatattcttatatttaatCTTAATCAGAAATCGGACTGTACTAATATAACCTTAATTGATGGAACGGAGCAAAAcataacataa
- a CDS encoding splicing factor 3B subunit 4, putative, translating into MFTQHKNQEISHIYERNNEATLYIANLDAQVDEEILCELFMQCGNVKNVHIPRDKINGYHAGYGFVEYEYEYECEYAANILNMTKLFGKALRCNKATQDKRSFDVGANLFIGNLDDEVDEKMLFDIFSSFGQIMTVKVMRNEDDTSKGHGFISYDNFESSDLAIENMNNQFICNKKVHISYAFKKDSKGERHGTAAERFIAANKALNLYPLNENNNNNNVNPSPFTSSNDIPLNNNTTLNLTNNVYLNNTIITNNIIPKLSNDTISPIMNNFYPPNPHQPTSSNYLQAQVGHPTNIPMNARGSTSFMIPPKINNRIGNVLPSNISSNLPPNMPPNFPPNLPPNMLPTLPPTLPPNLPPNMPPTLPPTLPPNFPPTLPPNFPPTLPPNFPPTLPPNFPPGFPPNLPPGFPPNLPPNFPPTLPPNIPPGFPPNIPPNLPPNIPSCSEINLNTKGENKENTSD; encoded by the exons atgttCACCCAACATAAAAACCAGGAAATAAGTCATATTTATGAGAGAAACAATGAAGCGACACTTTATATAG CAAATTTGGATGCACAAGTTGACgaagaaatattatgtgAACTTTTTATGCAATGTGGGAATGTAAAAAATGTCCATATTCCTCGAGATAAGATAAATGGATATCATGCAG GGTACGGATTTGTAGAGTATGAATACGAATATGAGTGCGAATATGCAgcaaatattttaaatatgacCAAGTTATTTGGGAAAGCATTAAGATGTAACAAAGCAACTCAAGATAAGAGATCTTTTGATGTGGGAgcaaatttatttataggAAATTTAGATGACGAAGTAGATGAGAAAATGCTAtttgatattttttcatcatttgGTCAAATAATGACAGTAAAAGTTATGAGGAATGAAGATGATACATCTAAAGGTCATGGATTTATTTCTTATGATAATTTTGAATCAAGTGATTTAGCCatagaaaatatgaataatcaatttatatgtaataaaaaggTACATATATCATATGCCTTTAAAAAAGATAGTAAAGGAGAAAGACATGGAACAGCAGCTGAAAGATTTATAGCAGCTAATAAAGctttaaatttatatccattaaatgaaaataataataataataatgttaatCCATCACCATTTACATCATCAAATGATATTccattaaataataatacaacaTTAAATCTTACgaataatgtatatttaaataatacaataataacaaataatattataccTAAATTATCAAATGATACAATATCTCCaattatgaataatttCTATCCTCCTAATCCTCATCAACCAACTTCATCAAATTATTTACAGGCGCAAGTAGGACATCCTACAAATATTCCTATGAATGCTAGAGGAAGTACTTCTTTTATGATACCTccaaaaattaataatagaATTGGGAATGTTTTACCATCTAACATATCATCTAACTTACCACCTAATATGCCACCTAATTTTCCACCTAATCTACCACCTAATATGCTACCTACTTTACCACCTACTTTACCACCTAATCTACCACCTAATATGCCACCTACTTTACCACCTACTTTACCACCTAATTTTCCACCTACTTTACCACCTAATTTTCCACCTACTTTACCACCCAACTTTCCACCTACTTTACCACCCAACTTTCCTCCTGGATTTCCACCAAATTTACCTCCTGGATTTCCACCAAACTTACCTCCTAATTTCCCACCTACATTACCACCTAATATACCTCCAGGCTTTCCCCCCAATATCCCTCCCAACCTACCGCCTAATATTCCATCATGTTCTGAAATTAACTTAAATACAAAAGGCGAGAACAAGGAGAATACAAGCGATTAA
- a CDS encoding hypothetical protein (conserved Plasmodium protein, unknown function), producing the protein MNNIINKIDPNLQKKEKGYININFNFNETKNDMEKISYTQKNEISDKIVHNQDLSDNIHYINNYLTSIFDSGKRKESWDNLFYRTNIIKEEKEMEDDKNSTLLLRGPTKNYNLNTELKLDDTYEFEIPEHENEKKKFDSINNTLNTKHSENIDNVENIENINNMGNVQNDEFLYNEFIFSGHPNIELKKANTTVVNNLNKEDVLKQGIMYHDFHSFNNNNFVDGWWFRRNQEIDKIPKNEYLEHSIKDSYEKTDYPFFNENYIKNEGNYTNHTIDNIVEENENDNMLFLLNEKSNIQEIIDSSNKYKNMIHMKRENISKKDPNVYDNFPTYNKNIIDTNSNMNISNGKNLNESQKMDMQNEDIKLIQLMNKMLQENEKTDTNFKSAFNYANGSELNVDNKKKLDMQNGKLYQNNCNLSNNNNNNDNNNMDIHHNMGEYNNVEIYNTNFNIDKRNGDILKYSNTDIVWEENIKILDSISRDYSKNAMHCPSNNTEMKQIYKNDDNGGNILLETLKNNIKLLLENEKDDNVLSEHIIRTLDDYNKKKDAYMDKNNSSDYKNNNCLNMNSRNIRKDYISNVNSNMMKENITNIQHDIELNHNYEEKSMKKKGNDNNILCRGNMYESLIFHNNSDKTNMHNNNSNGNNLKGSLLDAYVIDDKVQLKNKILGNQNNMEYFPKCAEECMDMEKRKKLKLAELWKYNSGGEKNETVLNINNVHIDNNNNNNNGDGSVVILGQEKKHEPKMDMYKSGKPFYDIDKRAHLKEEYIKLLGNENVYETKKKSHCSVSKQTENVPKVRNAKGYNDLFMKIQNINELNLDTYYKDEENRYTDRKKLECMNENKSEEFIKIKKGNSSPYDEAFSFLCGYIGKNINEYKKDDDDFNNMDIYNNNNNNNINRNNNINNYSNNYSNNYNNNYSNSYSNSYSNNYSNNYSNNYSNNYNNNYNNNYNNNNNNNNYSNNYRKNYINNNSNNCSNNCSNNCSNNYSNNSNNNSSYYHHLNDSIKNEEKKEVMFDENINKNESWGFDKDGSYKYLKNNKFESEKYNGYIIKREEEDSCLKSKSLCFNKYKREHGNYHKDSDLFLYKNESGLGKRVDNNNNNNNTNNYNCSSSSSSAFNFSSRKKDNPFLSFHKGGKDADDKDSISNVSSMNMYKNNTFFVKGRYSNNYENTKVVERAKEEICKGREKNGNNKNDVDNHLKYKSMISNLKMKKKQSTDIIKELSSEEVKSLLTVQDENSLEILLESLYEDRILPLLFNIKGRADEYEYREILRNNIKTAYSLYPEKYIVKLNESGDDYIIYFTNKKVSEDYFMSINNLKDIYSSNLWKQFEEYLEEISKSEDATLYTFSGGRYGMAKELKKRNLPFFEGLFLGQLCHIVHISTNKKIIAYENNYLKPISQCHKYTSAKKGIINGGEKNVENYIMTITELRHYMNKLLKYYKGGFNISTLKKKLKNRFNKQICESVFHCIKLIEVLQLEELKDICVVDMETKIVKSVTDSM; encoded by the coding sequence ATgaacaatataataaacaaaattgACCCTAATTTAcaaaagaaagaaaagggttatataaatattaatttcaATTTTAACGAAACAAAAAACGatatggaaaaaatatCTTATACACAGAAAAATGAGATATCTGATAAAATTGTACATAATCAAGATTTATCAGATAATATTCATTACATAAACAATTATTTAACTAGCATTTTTGATTCTGGAAAACGTAAAGAATCGTGGGATAATCTTTTTTATAGAAccaatataataaaagaagaaaaagaaatggaagatgataaaaatagtacattattattacgAGGTCCGAccaaaaattataatttgaaCACTGAATTGAAGCTGGATGATACATATGAATTTGAGATACCTGAACATgagaatgaaaaaaaaaaatttgattctataaataataccttaaatacaaaacattcagaaaatatagataatgtagaaaatatagaaaatattaataatatgggAAATGTTCAGAATGatgaatttttatataatgaatttaTTTTCAGTGGACATCCAAATATAGAATTGAAAAAAGCAAATACAACAGTtgttaataatttaaataaagaagatGTTTTAAAACAGGGAATTATGTATCATGATTTTCATTCATTTAATAACAACAATTTTGTTGATGGGTGGTGGTTTAGAAGAAATCAAGAAATTGATAAAATTccaaaaaatgaatatttagAACATTCTATAAAAGACTCATACGAAAAAACAGATTATCCATTTTTTAATgagaattatataaaaaatgaggGAAATTATACAAACCATACAATTGATAATATTGTAGAAGAGAATGAAAATGACAACATGCTATTTTTATTGAATGAGAAAAGTAACATACAAGAAATTATAGATTCAAGcaataaatacaaaaatatgattcatatgaaaagagaaaatatttcaaaGAAGGATCCAAATgtatatgataattttcctacatataataagaatataatagACACCAATTCAAATATGAACATTTCTAATGGGAAGAATTTAAATGAATCTCAAAAAATGGACATGcaaaatgaagatataaaaCTTATTCAGTTGATGAATAAAATGTTGcaagaaaatgaaaaaacTGATACCAATTTTAAGAGTGCTTTTAATTATGCCAATGGTTCTGAATTGAATgtagataataaaaagaagtTGGATATGCAAAATGGGAAATTATATCAGAATAATTGTAATttaagtaataataataataataatgataataataatatggatataCATCATAATATGGGggaatataataatgtagagatatataatacaaattttaatattgaTAAAAGGAATGgtgatatattaaaatacTCTAATACCGACATTGTGTGggaagaaaatataaaaatctTGGATTCAATAAGTAGGGATTATTCTAAAAATGCTATGCATTGTCCTTCAAACAATACAGAAATGAAGCaaatttacaaaaatgatgataatggAGGCAACATATTATTGGAGACTTTgaaaaacaatataaagTTATTATTAGAAAATGAGAAGGATGATAATGTATTAAGTGAACATATTATACGCACTCTagatgattataataaaaaaaaagacgCTTATATGGACAAGAACAATAGTAGcgattataaaaataataactGTCTTAATATGAATAGTAGAAACATCCGTAAGGATTATATATCAAATGTGAATTCTAATATGATGAAGGAgaatattacaaatatacaACATGATATAGAATTAAATCATaattatgaagaaaaaagtatgaagaaaaaagggaatgataataatattttatgtagGGGAAATATGTATGAGAGTTTAATATTCCATAACAATTCTGATAAAACGAATAtgcataataataatagtaatgGTAATAATTTGAAGGGTTCCTTGTTAGATGCTTATGTTATTGATGATAAAGTACAgcttaaaaataaaattttagGAAATCAAAACAATATGGAATATTTTCCCAAGTGTGCTGAAGAATGTATGGATATGGAGAAACGTAAAAAATTGAAACTTGCAGAATTGTGGAAATATAATTCTGGGGgtgaaaaaaatgagaCAGTGctgaatataaataatgttcatattgataataataataataataataatggtGATGGTAGTGTTGTTATTCTAGGgcaagaaaaaaaacatgAACCTAAAATGGATATGTACAAAAGTGGAAAACCTTTTTACGACATAGATAAAAGAGCTCATTTGAAGGAAGAGTACATTAAATTATTAGGAAACGAAAATGTATAcgaaacaaaaaaaaaatccCATTGTAGTGTTTCTAAACAAACTGAGAATGTGCCCAAGGTAAGAAATGCAAAAGGTTACaatgatttatttatgaaaatacaaaacataaatgaattaaatTTAGACACATATTATAAGGATGAAGAGAATAGATATACTGATAGGAAAAAACTAGAATGTATGAATGAAAATAAGTCTGaagaatttataaaaataaaaaaagggAATAGTAGCCCTTATGATGAAGCTTTTAGTTTTTTGTGTGGATATataggaaaaaatattaatgagTATAAGaaagatgatgatgattttaacaatatggatatatataataataataataataataatattaataggaataacaatattaataattatagtaataattatagtaataattataataataattatagtaATAGTTATAGTAATAGTtatagtaataattatagtaataattatagtaataattatagtaataattataataataattataataataattataataataataataataataataattatagtaataattatcgtaaaaattatattaataacaatagtaataattgtagtaataattgtagtaataattgtagtaataattatagtaataatagtaacaataattcttcttattatcatcatttaaatgattctataaaaaatgaagaaaaaaaagaagtaATGTTTGAcgaaaatataaataagaatgAATCATGGGGTTTTGATAAAGACGGGAGTTATAAGTAtctaaaaaataataagttTGAAAGCGAGAAATATAATggatatataattaaaagaGAGGAAGAAGATAGTTGTCTTAAAAGTAAGAGTTTGtgttttaataaatataaaaggGAACATGGGAATTATCATAAAGATAGTGAtctctttttatataagaatGAATCAGGATTAGGAAAAAGAgttgataataataataataataataatactaataattataattgtagtagtagtagtagtagtgcttttaatttttccaGTAGAAAAAAAGACAACCCTTTTCTTTCCTTTCATAAAGGTGGGAAAGACGCAGATGATAAGGATAGTATTTCTAATGTATCTAGTATGAACATGTATAAAAACAATacattttttgtaaaaggtagatatagtaataattatgaaaatacGAAAGTTGTCGAACGTGCAAAAGAGGAAATTTGTAAAGGACGAGAGAAGAATGggaataataaaaatgatgtGGATAATCatttgaaatataaaagcATGATATctaatttaaaaatgaaaaagaaacaaagtacagatataataaaagaattaagTAGTGAAGAAGTAAAATCCTTATTAACAGTACAAGATGAAAATAGTTTGGAGATATTATTAGAATCTCTTTATGAAGACAGGATATTACCATtgttatttaatataaaaggtAGGGCAGATGAATATGAATATAGAGAAAtattaagaaataatataaaaacagCATATAGTTTATATCCAGAGAAATATATAGTAAAACTGAATGAAAGTGGTgatgattatataatatattttactaACAAGAAAGTATCAGAGGATTATTTTATGtctataaataatttaaaggatatatatagttCAAATTTATGGAAGCAATTTGAAGAGTATTTAGAGGAAATATCTAAATCAGAGGATGCAACCTTGTATACATTTTCAGGAGGAAGATATGGTATGGCAAAAGAGTTGAAGAAAAGAAATCTTCCATTTTTTGAAGGTTTATTTCTGGGACAGCTGTGtcatattgttcatataagtacaaacaaaaaaataatagcATATGAGAACAATTATTTAAAACCTATATCGCAATGTCACAAGTATACAAGTGCAAAGAAGGGTATTATAAATGGAGGTGAAAAGAATgtagaaaattatataatgacTATTACTGAGTTGAGAcattatatgaataagcttttgaaatattataagggaggttttaatatatcaacattaaagaaaaaattaaaaaatagatTTAACAAGCAGATATGTGAGAGTGTCTTTCATTGTATTAAATTGATAGAGGTATTACAGTTGGAGGAATTAAAGGATATATGTGTTGTTGACATGGAAACTAAAATAGTGAAGAGTGTCACTGATTCAatgtag